The sequence TCGCACGCCCGACCTCTGGTTCGACGACGCGCGGCGATGCGGGCTCGCGACCGAGCTCGAGCTCCTCGCGATCGCCTCCGCGCTCTCGCGGCTCGACGAGATGCCGCACGGCACCTACCTCGCCCTCAACGCGAGCCCCTCGACGCTCGTGACCACCGAGCTCCGCGAGCTCATCTCCGCGGTGCCGGGCGAGCGCATCGTGCTCGAGCTCACCGAGCACGCGCGCGTCGACGACTACGACACGCTCCACGCCGCGATCGGATGGCTCCGCGCGCGCGGGACGCGGCTCGCGGTGGACGACGCCGGGGCCGGGTTCGCGAGCTTCCAGCACATCCTCCGGCTCCAGCCCGACATCATCAAGCTCGATCGATCGCTCACGAGCGGCGTGGACGCGAACCCGGTGCGGTTCGCGCTCGCTTCGGCGCTCGTGACGTTCGCGGCGAGCCTCGGCGCGAAGATCTGCGCCGAAGGGATCGAGACGTCGGCCGAGATGATCGCGCTCCAGCAGCTCGGCATCGCGAAGGGACAGGGCTACTTCCTCGGCAAGCCGGGGCCCCTCCCCTTGCCCGCCCCGCCGCCCGGCATCTGGTACGGAGCGTCGACGAGCGGCTTCGCGACGAAGGCGAAGAGCTCCGTCATCCGCGACTCGAAGCGCCTCGCGGCGCTGCGCGCGACGGGGCTCCTCGACAGCGACGCCGAGGACGCGTTCGACCGCTTCACGCGCCTCGCCGCGCGATTGCTCCGCGCGCCGGTCGCGCTCCTGTCGCTCGTCGACGAGCACCGGCAGTTCTTCAAGAGCGCGTTCGGCGGCATCGACGTCCGCGAGACGCCGATCGCCTATTCGATCTGCGCCCACGCCGTCGCGGGCAAGGAGCCGATCGTCATCGAAGACGCGCGGACGCATCCGCTCGTCCGCGACAACCCCGCCGTCCACGCCTTCGACATCGGCGCCTACGCCGGCGTCCCGATCGTGACCGCCGACGAGCACGCGCTCGGCGCGCTCTGCGTCGTCGACACCGCGCCTCACGCGTGGACGGAGCACGACGTCGCGACGCTGCGCGACCTCGGGCGGCTCGTCTCCGCGCAGATGGACCTGCGAAAGGCGGCCCGTGAGCTGTCGGCGCGCGCCGCGATGTCCGACGCGCTCCTCGCGCACACCGAGTCCGTCTTCGTCGTCTTCGACGTCGACGGAAAGATCATCCGCGCGAGCGCCGCCGCTTGCCGTCGCCTCGGACGCAAAGAGGCGGAGCTCCGCGGCGAACGGTCGGCGTGCATCGTCCACGCCGACGACATGCCGCGCATGAAGTCCGCGCGCGAGCACCTGCTCCGCGGAGCCGCCGACCACGTCGAGCTCCCCCACGTCCGCATCCTCGGCGCCGACGGCTACGCGGCCATGTGCGTCGACGCCGCGCTCGCGCGCGATCCCTCCGGCGCCGCCCGCTTCTTCGTCGTCACGCTGCAGCTCAGTTGACGCCGGGGCAGCGGATGCCGCCCGACTTGCCGGTGTTGTTGTCGGTGAGGCACTCGTCGATGACGCCGGTGGCGGCGGTGCCCTCGA is a genomic window of Labilithrix sp. containing:
- a CDS encoding EAL domain-containing protein; translation: MQLAVSSLMPPSRRTRDVLEARIRGVLAAGPHENPHLQMVFQPVVDLRTGRIAGAEALARFKSPPGETYRTPDLWFDDARRCGLATELELLAIASALSRLDEMPHGTYLALNASPSTLVTTELRELISAVPGERIVLELTEHARVDDYDTLHAAIGWLRARGTRLAVDDAGAGFASFQHILRLQPDIIKLDRSLTSGVDANPVRFALASALVTFAASLGAKICAEGIETSAEMIALQQLGIAKGQGYFLGKPGPLPLPAPPPGIWYGASTSGFATKAKSSVIRDSKRLAALRATGLLDSDAEDAFDRFTRLAARLLRAPVALLSLVDEHRQFFKSAFGGIDVRETPIAYSICAHAVAGKEPIVIEDARTHPLVRDNPAVHAFDIGAYAGVPIVTADEHALGALCVVDTAPHAWTEHDVATLRDLGRLVSAQMDLRKAARELSARAAMSDALLAHTESVFVVFDVDGKIIRASAAACRRLGRKEAELRGERSACIVHADDMPRMKSAREHLLRGAADHVELPHVRILGADGYAAMCVDAALARDPSGAARFFVVTLQLS